A single window of Arvicanthis niloticus isolate mArvNil1 chromosome 20, mArvNil1.pat.X, whole genome shotgun sequence DNA harbors:
- the Vars2 gene encoding valine--tRNA ligase, mitochondrial isoform X2, producing the protein MCIPPPNVTGSLHIGHALTVAIQDALVRWHRMRGDRVLWIPGSDHAGIATQAVVEKQLWKERRVRRHELTREDFLRAVWQWKQEKGGEIYEQLCALGASLDWDRECFTMDAGSSAAVTEAFVRLYDSGLLYRNHQLVNWSCTLRSAISDIEVESRPLPGRTVLQLPGCPSPVTFGLLASVAFPVDGEPDTEIVVGTTRPETLPGDVAVAVHPDDLRYTHLHGQQLRHPLTGQLLPLITDTTVQPHVGTGAVKVTPAHSPADAEMGTRHGLTPLSVIAEDGTMTSLCGDWLQGLHRFVAREKIMCTLRERGLFRGLQEHPMVLPICSRSGDVVEYLLKSQWFVRCQEMGDRAAKAVESGALELWPSFHQKTWQHWFAHIGDWCVSRQLWWGHQIPAYQVIGENAEDDRKECWVVGRSEAEARAVAAKQTGRPEAELTLERDPDVLDTWFSSALFPFSALGWPRETPDLARFYPLTLLETGSDLLMFWVGRMAMLGTQLTGQLPFSKVLLHSMVRDRQGRKMSKSLGNVLDPRDIISGQELQVLQAKLRDGNLDPGELAVAAAAQKKDFPYGIPECGTDALRFALCSHGILGGDLHLSVSEVLNYRHFCNKLWNALRFILRALGDNFVPQPAEKVTPSSPMDAWILSRLAFTANECERGFLSRELSLVTHTLYHFWLHNLCDVYLEAVKPVLSSASCPPGPPQVLFSCADVGLRLLAPLMPFLAEELWQRLPPRQGGPLAPSICVAPYPSAHSLESWRQPELERCFSRVQEVVQALRSLRATYQLTKARPQVLLQCSDPGEQGLFQPFLEPLGVLSHCGAVGILPPGAAAPSGWALAPLGDTMKIYMELQGLVDPQSQLPRLAARRQKLQKQLDDLLNRTMSEGLSERQQKISSLHLELSKLDQAASHLQRLMEEAPCAREL; encoded by the exons ATGTGCATCCCACCTCCCAATGTCACCGGCTCCTTGCACATCGGCCATGCGCTCACAGTGGCGATCCAGGATGCACTTGTGCGCTG GCACCGGATGCGTGGGGATCGAGTGCTGTGGATCCCCGGGTCAGATCATGCAGGAATTGCTACACAG GCTGTGGTGGAGAAACAGCTGTGGAAGGAGCGGAGAGTGCGGAGACATGAGCTGACTCGAGAAGACTTCCTCAGGGCCGTGTGGCAGTGGAAACAGGA gaaaggaggggaaatCTATGAGCAGCTGTGTGCTCTGGGCGCCTCTCTGGACTGGGATCGAGAGTGTTTCACCATGGATGCC GGCTCCTCAGCAGCTGTGACGGAAGCTTTCGTACGGCTCTACGACTCAGGATTGTTGTACCGGAACCACCAGCTCGTCAACTGGTCATGTACTTTGAGATCGGCCATCTCAGACATTGag GTGGAAAGCCGGCCCCTGCCTGGCCGCACGGTGCTGCAGCTGCCCGGCTGCCCGAGCCCTGTGACTTTTGGGCTCCTTGCTTCTGTTGCTTTCCCTGTGGATGGAGAGCCTG ACACAGAGATTGTAGTGGGAACTACCAGGCCAGAGACCCTGCCTGGAGACGTGGCTGTGGCTGTTCACCCAGATGACCTGAGATACACG CATTTACATGGGCAACAGCTCCGTCATCCTTTGACAGGACAGCTTCTCCCCCTCATCACAGACACCACTGTTCAGCCACATGTGGGCACAG GGGCAGTGAAGGTGACTCCTGCTCACAGTCCAGCAGATGCTGAGATGGGGACCCGGCATGGCTTGACCCCACTGAGTGTCATTGCTGAGGATGGGACCATGACGTCCCTCTGTGGAGACTGGCTGCAG GGTCTTCACCGATTCGTGGCCCGGGAAAAGATCATGTGCACACTGAGGGAGCGGGGCCTGTTCCGGGGCCTACAGGAGCACCCCATGGTACTGCCCATCTGCAG CCGTTCCGGGGACGTGGTGGAGTACCTGCTGAAGAGCCAGTGGTTTGTCCGCTGCCAGGAAATGGGGGACCGAGCTGCCAAG gCCGTTGAGTCGGGGGCTCTGGAGCTCTGGCCCTCCTTCCACCAGAAGACCTGGCAACACTGGTTTGCCCACATTGG GGACTGGTGTGTCTCCCGGCAGCTGTGGTGGGGCCATCAGATTCCAGCCTACCAGGTCATCGGGGAGAATGCAGAG GATGACAGGAAGGAATGTTGGGTGGTCGGACGGtcagaggctgaggccagagcGGTAGCAGCAAAACAGACAGGGAGACCAGAAGCAGAGCTGACCCTGGAGAGGG ACCCTGACGTCCTGGACACTTGGTTCTCTTCAGCTCTTTTCCCCTTTTCTGCCCTGGGTTGGCCCCGAGAG ACGCCAGATCTTGCTCGCTTTTATCCCCTCACACTTTTGGAAACGGGCAGTGACCTCCTGATGTTCTGGGTGGGCCGAATGGCCATGCTGGGGACCCAGCTCACTGGGCAGCTCCCCTTCAGCAAG GTGCTTCTTCACTCCATGGTTCGGGACAGGCAGGGCCGGAAGATGAGCAAGTCCCTGGGGAATGTGCTAGACCCACGGGACATCATTAGTGGGCAGGAGCTGCAG GTGCTACAGGCCAAGCTGAGAGACGGCAACTTGGACCCGGGAGAGCTCGCTGTTGCAGCTGCAGCACAG AAAAAGGACTTTCCTTACGGGATCCCCGAGTGTGGGACGGATGCCCTGAGATTTGCACTATGCTCCCATGGAATCCTGG GGGGCGACCTGcacctgtctgtctctgaggTCCTGAACTACCGCCATTTCTGCAACAAGCTCTGGAATGCCCTGCGCTTTATCCTCCGTGCCCTGGGGGATAACTTTGTGCCCCAGCCAGCAGAGAAG GTAACTCCCTCCTCTCCCATGGACGCCTGGATTCTGAGCCGCTTGGCCTTTACGGCCAATGAATGTGAGAGAGGCTTCCTCAGCCGGGAGCTTTCGCTTGTCACCCACACCCTGTACCACTTCTGGCTCCACAATCTCTGTGATGTCTACCTG GAAGCGGTGAAGCCAGTGTTGTCGAGTGCGTCCTGTCCCCCAGGACCCCCACAGGTCCTGTTCTCCTGTGCAGATGTTGGTCTGCGCCTGCTCGCCCCACTGATGCCCTTCCTGGCAGAAGAGCTTTGGCAGAGGCTGCCCCCCAGACAAGGCGGCCCCCTTGCCCCCAGCATCTGTGTGGCCCCCTACCCCAGTGCCCACAGCCTG GAGTCCTGGCGGCAGCCGGAGCTGGAACGCTGCTTCTCCAGAGTCCAGGAGGTTGTGCAGGCACTGCGGTCACTCCGAGCCACCTACCAGCTCACAAAAGCCCGACCCCAAG TGCTGCTGCAGTGCTCAGATCCGGGAGAACAAGGACTATTCCAGCCCTTCCTGGAGCCGCTAGGTGTCCTGAGCCACTGCGGGGCTGTAGGAATCCTGCCCCCAGGGGCAGCAGCTCCCTCAGGGTGGGCACTGGCCCCACTGGGTGACACCATGAAGATCTACATGGAGCTGCAG GGCCTGGTGGACCCCCAGAGCCAGCTACCTCGGCTAGCTGCCCGAAGGCAGAAGTTACAGAAGCAGCTTGATGACCTATTGAACCGGACCATGTCGGAGGGTCTTTCAGAGAGGCAGCAGAAG atttcctccctccatctggaACTGTCAAAGCTGGACCAGGCAGCCTCCCACCTACAGCGACTGATGGAGGAGGCTCCCTGTGCCAGGGAGCTCTGA
- the Vars2 gene encoding valine--tRNA ligase, mitochondrial isoform X1, whose amino-acid sequence MPHLPLASFRPPVWGLRPSWGLSRSQARCTQPEPHGSPVSRRNREAKQKRLREKQAALEAGLAEKSKIPAAPTKAWSHKEVVLYEIPTGPGEKKDVSGPLPSAYSPQYVEAAWYQWWVREGFFKPEYQARLPQATGETFSMCIPPPNVTGSLHIGHALTVAIQDALVRWHRMRGDRVLWIPGSDHAGIATQAVVEKQLWKERRVRRHELTREDFLRAVWQWKQEKGGEIYEQLCALGASLDWDRECFTMDAGSSAAVTEAFVRLYDSGLLYRNHQLVNWSCTLRSAISDIEVESRPLPGRTVLQLPGCPSPVTFGLLASVAFPVDGEPDTEIVVGTTRPETLPGDVAVAVHPDDLRYTHLHGQQLRHPLTGQLLPLITDTTVQPHVGTGAVKVTPAHSPADAEMGTRHGLTPLSVIAEDGTMTSLCGDWLQGLHRFVAREKIMCTLRERGLFRGLQEHPMVLPICSRSGDVVEYLLKSQWFVRCQEMGDRAAKAVESGALELWPSFHQKTWQHWFAHIGDWCVSRQLWWGHQIPAYQVIGENAEDDRKECWVVGRSEAEARAVAAKQTGRPEAELTLERDPDVLDTWFSSALFPFSALGWPRETPDLARFYPLTLLETGSDLLMFWVGRMAMLGTQLTGQLPFSKVLLHSMVRDRQGRKMSKSLGNVLDPRDIISGQELQVLQAKLRDGNLDPGELAVAAAAQKKDFPYGIPECGTDALRFALCSHGILGGDLHLSVSEVLNYRHFCNKLWNALRFILRALGDNFVPQPAEKVTPSSPMDAWILSRLAFTANECERGFLSRELSLVTHTLYHFWLHNLCDVYLEAVKPVLSSASCPPGPPQVLFSCADVGLRLLAPLMPFLAEELWQRLPPRQGGPLAPSICVAPYPSAHSLESWRQPELERCFSRVQEVVQALRSLRATYQLTKARPQVLLQCSDPGEQGLFQPFLEPLGVLSHCGAVGILPPGAAAPSGWALAPLGDTMKIYMELQGLVDPQSQLPRLAARRQKLQKQLDDLLNRTMSEGLSERQQKISSLHLELSKLDQAASHLQRLMEEAPCAREL is encoded by the exons ATGCCTCACTTACCTCTGGCCTCTTTCCGGCCACCGGTCTGGGGGCTGAGGCCCTCATGGGGTCTCTCCAGGTCCCAGGCACGATGTACACAGCCGGAGCCCCACGGCTCCCCTGTCTCTCGGAGAAACCGCGAAGCCAAACAGAAGCGCCTGCGGGAGAAGCAGGCGGCCCTGGAGGCTGGGCTGGCTGAGAAGAGCAAG ATACCTGCAGCGCCCACTAAGGCCTGGAGTCACAAGGAAGTAGTATTGTATGAAATCCCCACCGGGCCAGGTGAAAAGAAAG ATGTTTCTGGGCCCCTGCCTTCTGCTTACAGCCCCCAGTATGTTGAAGCGGCCTGGTACCAGTGGTGGGTGCGAGAGGGCTTCTTCAAACCAGAGTATCAG GCAAGGCTGCCCCAAGCTACAGGGGAGACCTTTTCCATGTGCATCCCACCTCCCAATGTCACCGGCTCCTTGCACATCGGCCATGCGCTCACAGTGGCGATCCAGGATGCACTTGTGCGCTG GCACCGGATGCGTGGGGATCGAGTGCTGTGGATCCCCGGGTCAGATCATGCAGGAATTGCTACACAG GCTGTGGTGGAGAAACAGCTGTGGAAGGAGCGGAGAGTGCGGAGACATGAGCTGACTCGAGAAGACTTCCTCAGGGCCGTGTGGCAGTGGAAACAGGA gaaaggaggggaaatCTATGAGCAGCTGTGTGCTCTGGGCGCCTCTCTGGACTGGGATCGAGAGTGTTTCACCATGGATGCC GGCTCCTCAGCAGCTGTGACGGAAGCTTTCGTACGGCTCTACGACTCAGGATTGTTGTACCGGAACCACCAGCTCGTCAACTGGTCATGTACTTTGAGATCGGCCATCTCAGACATTGag GTGGAAAGCCGGCCCCTGCCTGGCCGCACGGTGCTGCAGCTGCCCGGCTGCCCGAGCCCTGTGACTTTTGGGCTCCTTGCTTCTGTTGCTTTCCCTGTGGATGGAGAGCCTG ACACAGAGATTGTAGTGGGAACTACCAGGCCAGAGACCCTGCCTGGAGACGTGGCTGTGGCTGTTCACCCAGATGACCTGAGATACACG CATTTACATGGGCAACAGCTCCGTCATCCTTTGACAGGACAGCTTCTCCCCCTCATCACAGACACCACTGTTCAGCCACATGTGGGCACAG GGGCAGTGAAGGTGACTCCTGCTCACAGTCCAGCAGATGCTGAGATGGGGACCCGGCATGGCTTGACCCCACTGAGTGTCATTGCTGAGGATGGGACCATGACGTCCCTCTGTGGAGACTGGCTGCAG GGTCTTCACCGATTCGTGGCCCGGGAAAAGATCATGTGCACACTGAGGGAGCGGGGCCTGTTCCGGGGCCTACAGGAGCACCCCATGGTACTGCCCATCTGCAG CCGTTCCGGGGACGTGGTGGAGTACCTGCTGAAGAGCCAGTGGTTTGTCCGCTGCCAGGAAATGGGGGACCGAGCTGCCAAG gCCGTTGAGTCGGGGGCTCTGGAGCTCTGGCCCTCCTTCCACCAGAAGACCTGGCAACACTGGTTTGCCCACATTGG GGACTGGTGTGTCTCCCGGCAGCTGTGGTGGGGCCATCAGATTCCAGCCTACCAGGTCATCGGGGAGAATGCAGAG GATGACAGGAAGGAATGTTGGGTGGTCGGACGGtcagaggctgaggccagagcGGTAGCAGCAAAACAGACAGGGAGACCAGAAGCAGAGCTGACCCTGGAGAGGG ACCCTGACGTCCTGGACACTTGGTTCTCTTCAGCTCTTTTCCCCTTTTCTGCCCTGGGTTGGCCCCGAGAG ACGCCAGATCTTGCTCGCTTTTATCCCCTCACACTTTTGGAAACGGGCAGTGACCTCCTGATGTTCTGGGTGGGCCGAATGGCCATGCTGGGGACCCAGCTCACTGGGCAGCTCCCCTTCAGCAAG GTGCTTCTTCACTCCATGGTTCGGGACAGGCAGGGCCGGAAGATGAGCAAGTCCCTGGGGAATGTGCTAGACCCACGGGACATCATTAGTGGGCAGGAGCTGCAG GTGCTACAGGCCAAGCTGAGAGACGGCAACTTGGACCCGGGAGAGCTCGCTGTTGCAGCTGCAGCACAG AAAAAGGACTTTCCTTACGGGATCCCCGAGTGTGGGACGGATGCCCTGAGATTTGCACTATGCTCCCATGGAATCCTGG GGGGCGACCTGcacctgtctgtctctgaggTCCTGAACTACCGCCATTTCTGCAACAAGCTCTGGAATGCCCTGCGCTTTATCCTCCGTGCCCTGGGGGATAACTTTGTGCCCCAGCCAGCAGAGAAG GTAACTCCCTCCTCTCCCATGGACGCCTGGATTCTGAGCCGCTTGGCCTTTACGGCCAATGAATGTGAGAGAGGCTTCCTCAGCCGGGAGCTTTCGCTTGTCACCCACACCCTGTACCACTTCTGGCTCCACAATCTCTGTGATGTCTACCTG GAAGCGGTGAAGCCAGTGTTGTCGAGTGCGTCCTGTCCCCCAGGACCCCCACAGGTCCTGTTCTCCTGTGCAGATGTTGGTCTGCGCCTGCTCGCCCCACTGATGCCCTTCCTGGCAGAAGAGCTTTGGCAGAGGCTGCCCCCCAGACAAGGCGGCCCCCTTGCCCCCAGCATCTGTGTGGCCCCCTACCCCAGTGCCCACAGCCTG GAGTCCTGGCGGCAGCCGGAGCTGGAACGCTGCTTCTCCAGAGTCCAGGAGGTTGTGCAGGCACTGCGGTCACTCCGAGCCACCTACCAGCTCACAAAAGCCCGACCCCAAG TGCTGCTGCAGTGCTCAGATCCGGGAGAACAAGGACTATTCCAGCCCTTCCTGGAGCCGCTAGGTGTCCTGAGCCACTGCGGGGCTGTAGGAATCCTGCCCCCAGGGGCAGCAGCTCCCTCAGGGTGGGCACTGGCCCCACTGGGTGACACCATGAAGATCTACATGGAGCTGCAG GGCCTGGTGGACCCCCAGAGCCAGCTACCTCGGCTAGCTGCCCGAAGGCAGAAGTTACAGAAGCAGCTTGATGACCTATTGAACCGGACCATGTCGGAGGGTCTTTCAGAGAGGCAGCAGAAG atttcctccctccatctggaACTGTCAAAGCTGGACCAGGCAGCCTCCCACCTACAGCGACTGATGGAGGAGGCTCCCTGTGCCAGGGAGCTCTGA
- the Gtf2h4 gene encoding general transcription factor IIH subunit 4, whose amino-acid sequence MEITPSRGGLNRAHLQCRNLQEFLGGLSPGVLDRLYGHPATCLAVFRELPSLAKNWVMRMLFLEQPLPQAAVALWVKKEFSKAQEESTGLLSGLRIWHTQLLPGGLQGLILNPVFRQNLRIALLGGGKAWSDDTSQLGPDKHARDVPSLDKYAEERWEVVLHFMVGSPSAAVSQDLAQLLSQAGLMKSTEPGEPPCITSAGFQFLLLDTSAQLWYFMLQYLQTAQSRGMDLVEILSFLFQLSFSTLGKDYSVEGMSDSLLNFLQHLREFGLVFQRKRKSRRYYPTRLAINLSSGVSGAGGTVHQPGFIVVETNYRLYAYTESELQIALIALFSEMLYRFPNMVVAQVTRESVQQAIASGITAQQIIHFLRTRAHPVMLKQTPVLPPTITDQIRLWELERDRLRFTEGVLYNQFLSQVDFELLLAHARELGVLVFENSAKRLMVVTPAGHSDVKRFWKRQKHSS is encoded by the exons ATGGAGATCACCCCTTCGAGGGGTGGGCTGAACCGAGCACACCTGCAATGCAGGAATCTACAGGAGTTCTTAGGAGGCCTGAGCCCTGGGGTTCTGGACCGATTGTATGGGCACCCTGCCACTTGTCTAGCTGTCTTCAG GGAGCTCCCTTCTTTGGCTAAGAACTGGGTGATGAGGATGCTCTTTCTGGAGCAGCCGCTACCACAGGCTGCGGTGGCCCTGTGGGTGAAGAAGGAGTTCAGCAA GGCTCAGGAGGAAAGTACGGGGCTGCTAAGTGGCCTCCGTATCTGGCATACCCAGCTGCTCCCTGGTGGACTCCAGGGCCTCATCTTGAACCCTGTCTTCCGCCAGAACCTCCGAATTGCCCTTCTGGGTGG GGGCAAGGCCTGGTCTGATGACACAAGTCAGCTGGGACCAGACAAGCACGCCCGAGATGTCCCCTCATTGGACAAGTATGCCGAGGAGCGCTGGGAG GTGGTCTTGCACTTCATGGTGGGCTCCCCCAGTGCAGCTGTCAGCCAGGATTTGGCTCAGCTCCTCAGCCAGGCCGGGCTTATGAAAAG CACTGAACCTGGAGAGCCACCCTGCATCACTTCCGCTGGCTTCCAGTTCCTGCTTCTGGACACGTCTGCCCAGCTCTGGTACTTCATGCTGCAGTATCTGCAGACAGCCCAG AGTCGGGGCATGGATCTAGTGGagattctctccttccttttccagcTCAGTTTCTCCACTCTTGGCAAG GACTACTCTGTGGAGGGTATGAGTGATTCTTTGTTGAACTTCCTGCAACACCTGCGCGAGTTTGGGCTTGTTTTCCAGAGGAAG AGGAAGTCCCGGCGGTACTACCCCACACGCCTGGCCATCAACCTCTCATCTGGTGTCTCCGGGGCTGGGGGCACTGTGCACCAGCCAGGCTTCATTGTCGTGGAAACCAATTACCGACTGTATGCCTATACCG AGTCGGAGCTGCAGATCGCTCTCATTGCTCTTTTCTCCGAGATGCTCTATCGATTCCCCAACATGGTGGTGGCACAAGTGACCCGGGAGAGCGTGCAGCAGGCCATTGCTAGTGGCATCACAGCTCAGCAG ATAATCCATTTCCTAAGGACAAGAGCACATCCAGTGATGCTCAAACAG ACTCCTGTGCTGCCCCCCACCATAACAGACCAGATTCGGCTGTGGGAGCTGGAAAGGGACAGACTCCGGTTCACTGAAG gcgtCCTGTATAACCAGTTCCTGTCACAAGTGGACTTTGAACTACTGCTGGCCCACGCGCGCGAGCTGGGCGTGCTCGTGTTCGAGAACTCGGCCAAGCGGCTTATGGTGGTGACGCCGGCGGGGCACAGCGACGTCAAGCGCTTCTGGAAGCGGCAGAAGCACAGCTCCTGA